The nucleotide window GGTGAACCGACATCAACGAGCCTCGTCAACGCCCATGCAGTCACCCAGCGCCACCGTCCCAATCTCACTCGTGAACGGTTTCCTTGCCGCCGCGGGTGCGCGGCCGGGTCTGGTCGGCAAATACCTGGACGAAGCCAGCATCTCACCGGCGCTTCTGACCGAACCGGGTGCGCGAGTCACGGAGGCACAGTTTTCGACCTTATACCGTGCCCTCGCCATTGAGTTCGACGATGAAATGCCGGGCATCTTCGGCCGTCCGATGCGCAGCGGCACACTGAAGTTTCTCTGCCTGAGCCTGCTCGATGCGCCCAACCTCGAAATTGCCATGCATCGGTTTGGGCAGTTCTTTCATATTGTGCTCGATGACTTCAGGTTCGAATCGCGCAGGGACGGCTTGATCGCGTGCGTTGCCCTTCACCCTGATCCATCTTCAACCGTCAGCATGCTTGGGCAGCAGCTCATGTTAAAGCTCGCACACGGCGTGGCATCGTGGCTGATCGGTCAGAAGATTCCGTTGCTGCAAGTAGAGTTCGCGTTTTCCTGTCCACCGCACACGGTGGATCATCTGTACCTGTTCCCCGGACCTGTCCATTTCGACTGCAAGCAGACGCTGATGCGCTTCAGTGCCGCGTATTTCGACATGCCCATCCGCCAGCGCAAGACGAATTTGCGCAAATTTCTCGCACGGGCTCCCGAGGACTGGATTTTTGTTTCCTTCAGCGAGCAGCTCACGAGCCACCGCATCCGACAGTACCTCGCATCCCGATTACCGGATGTGCCGACCGTTGAAGACGCCGCGCGGAGCTTTCACTGCTCGGTCCGCACGCTGTGCCGGCGCCTCGCCGCAGAGGAAACCGCATTTCAGACATTGAAGGACGAGTTGCGGCGCGATATCGCGATCCAGCGACTCACCGGTACCAAGGACGCGATCGCCGCGATCGCGGGCGATGTCGGTTTCGACGACCCCACTGCGTTTCATCGGGCGTTCCGGCACTGGACTGGAAGCACGCCTGGCGAGTACCGCCGGCAACCCTGAGCGCACCCCTATCCGCCTGGCGGGAGCACTGAACAGCAACCGGCTCCGCCGAGCCGTGCAATGGGGTAAACGCGCATCGGCGATCCGCCTGCTTCGCGAGTCGTGGCCGATTTTGTCAATAGATGGGCCGGTTTAGATAGTCGATTCGCACCCAATCGGGACTACGATCGCTTCACTGTTACCGTGCAGGGCCATCTCGTCGGCCCTGCCCGCCTCCCCTCTTCGATTGCATTTCTGGAAAAACCATCATGAGCTACACGGCGCCCGTCAAGGACATGCTGTTTGTCATCAATGAACTCGCCCACCTCGATCGCGTATCGACGCTCCCGGGCTTCGAGGACGCTACCGCCGACACGGCGCAGGCGGTGCTCGACGAAGCGGCGAAGTTCAGCGCGGACGTGATTGCGCCGTTGAATTTCGAAGGCGACAAAAATCCGAGCGCCTGGCGCGACGGTGAGGTTTACGCCACGCCGGGCTTCAAGGAAGCCTTTCGCCAGTTTGCCGAAGGTGGCTGGCAAGGGGTCGTGCATCCCGTCGAATACGGTGGCCAGGGTTTGCCCAAACTGCTGGCGACACCGTGCATCGAGATGCTGAACGCCGCCAACCTGTCGCTTGCCCTGTGCCCGCTCTTGACCGACGGCGCGATCGAGGCGCTCCTGACAGCCGGCACTGAAGCGCAGAAGCAAGCCTACGTGCCGAAGCTGATCTCCGGCGAGTGGACCGGAACGATGAATCTGACCGAACCGCAAGCCGGCTCGGATCTGGCGTTGGTACGCACACGCGCCGAGCCCCAAGGCGACGGAACGTATCGCGTGTTCGGCACCAAGATCTTTATCACGTGGGGCGAACACGATATGGCGAAAAACATCGTCCATCTCGTGCTGGCTCGTACACCCGATGCACCAGAGGGCGTCAAGGGCATCTCCCTCTTTGCTGTCCCGAAGTTTCTCGTCAACGAAGACGGTTCGCTGGGCGAGCGCAATGACGTGCATTGCGTGTCGATCGAACACAAGCTCGGCATCAAGGCGAGCCCGACCGCAGTGCTGCAGTTCGGCGATCATGGTGGCGCAATTGGCCAACTGATCGGCGAGGAGAATCGCGGCCTCGAATACATGTTCATCATGATGAATGCGGCCCGCTTTGGCGTGGGTGTGCAGGGTATCGCCGTTGCTGACCGCGCGTATCAGAAGGCCGTTGCGTATGCGAAGGATCGCGTGCAAAGCCGGCCGGTGGATGGCTCCGCAAAGCAGTCCGTGTCGATCATTCAGCACCCGGACGTGCGCCGCATGCTGTTGACAATGCGCGCGCTAACCGAGGGCGCCCGGGCGCTCGCTTACGTCGCAGCCACGCATAGCGACATCGCGCATCGCCACGCGGACGAAGCCGTGCAGGCGGAACACCAGGCCATCTACGAATATCTCGTGCCAATTGTGAAGGGCTGGAGCACAGAAATCTCGATCGAAGTAGCGAGCCTGGGCGTGCAGGTTCACGGCGGCATGGGCTTCATCGAAGAGACGGGCGCTGCACAGTACTATCGCGACGCCCGCATCCTGACGATCTACGAAGGCACCACGGCGATTCAGGCGAACGATCTGATCGGGCGCAAAACCTTGCGCGACGGCGGCGCGGTGGCGAAAGCAATCCTCGCCCAGATTGATCGAACGCTGGACGAACTGAAAGACTGTGCGTCGTTCTCGTCCAACCCTGCGTTCCGGTCGCTGCACAAGCGGCTCGCGACGGGCCGTCAAGCGCTCGCGAGCGTAGTGGATTTCAGCCTCGCCAACGCAAAAAGCGATCCGAATGCGGTGTTTGCTGGCGGCGTGCCCTACCTGAAGCTGGCTGGCATCGTCCTGGTGGGCTGGCAATTCGCACGCGCCCTGCTGGTGGCTGCTGAGAAGCAGGCTGAGGATAAGTCGTTCTACGACTCGAAGATCGCGACCGCTCACTTCTTTGCCGATCACATCCTGCCCCAGGCCGTCGCGCTTGAGGCATCCATCGTCAGCGCGAAGAACAACGAAGGCATGTTGGCGCTGAGTGAAGACCAGTTCTAAAGAAAAGGCATCGCATCGTGACAGACGCAAGTCTCATTGAGCAGTACGGCCCACGCGAGTCGATGGAATACGACGTCGTGATCGTCGGCGGCGGCCCGGCTGGCCTGTCCGCGGCGATCCGCCTGAAGCAGCTGGCGGCGAAGAAAGGCGTCGAGCTTGGCGTGTGCGTACTGGAAAAAGGCTCGGAGATCGGGGCTCATAGCCTCTCGGGCGCGGTGATGGATCCGCGCGCTCTGAACGAGCTGATTCCCGACTGGAAGGAAAAGGGCGCGCCTTTGGACGTTGAGGTGACGGAAGACCGCTTCCTGTTCCTCACGGAAACCGGTTCGAGGAGCGTGCCGACCTGGGCGTTACCGGACAATTTCAAGAATCACGGTAACTATGTGATCAGCCTCGCGAACGTCACGCGCTGGCTGGGTCAGCAGGCTGAGGCGCTGGGTGTCGAGATTTTCCCGGGCTTTCCGGCCGCTGAAATCCTCTACAACGACGATGGCTCGGTCAAAGGCGTCGCCACCGGCAATCTCGGCATTGGCAAGGACGGTGAGCCGACCGAGAACTTCCAGCTCGGTATGGAACTGCACGCGAAATACACGCTGTTCTGCGAAGGCGCGCGTGGGCATCTCGGCCGTCAGCTGAACGATAAATTCCGGTTGCGCGAAGGCGCCGATCCACAGGTCTACGGGATCGGCATCAAGGAACTGTGGGAAATCGATCCGAGCAAGCACAAGCCGGGTCTGGTGATGCACACCGCTGGCTGGCCGCTGGAGAACGACACGTACGGCGGCTCGTTCCTGTATCACATGGATAACAACCAGGTGGTGGTGGGCTTCGTGGTGGGTCTGGGCTATACCAACCCGTACCTGTCGCCGTTCGAGGAATTCCAGCGCTACAAGACGCATCCGGCGATCCGCGCGGTGCTCGAAGGCGGCAAGCGTGTGTCGTATGGCGCGCGTGCAATCACGGCCGGCGGCCTGATGTCGCTGCCGAAGCTGGTGTTTCCGGGCGGCGCGCTGGTGGGCGACGACGCGGGCTTCCTGAACGCATCGCGGATCAAGGGTTCGCACGCGGCGATCAAGACCGGCATGCTGGCGGCCGAAGCCGCTTTTGAAGCCGTACAGGCAGGACGCACCAGCGACGAGCTCACCGCCTATCCGGAAAGCTTCAAGACCTCGTGGCTGCACACCGAACTGCATCGCGCGCGCAACTTCAAGCAGTGGATGAGCAAAGGCCTGTACCTCGGCACGCTGATGGTCGGCATCGAGCAGAAGCTGCTGGGCGGCAATGTGCCGTGGACGCTGCATCACCAGCATTCGGACCACGAGATGCTCAAGCCCGCGTCACAGTGCAAGCCGATCACGTATCCGAAGCCGGATGGCAAGCTGACGTTCGACCGTTTGTCTTCAGTGTTCATCTCGAACACGAATCACGAGGAAAACCAGCCGGCCCACCTGACGCTGAAAGATCCATCGGTGCCGGTGAACGTGAACTGGCAGACGTATGCGGGTCCGGAATCGCGTTACTGCCCGGCGGCGGTGTACGAGTTTGTGAAGAACGACGACGGCAGCGAGCGTCTCGTGATCAACGCGCAAAACTGCGTGCACTGCAAGACCTGCGATATCAAGGACCCGACACAGAACATCGTGTGGATGACGCCTGAGGGTGGCGGCGGCCCGAACTATCCGAACATGTAAGTCGATACGCGGGGCATCGAAAACGATGCCCGCGTGTGTCATCTAAATCAAGGATTGCGACGTGCAAAGAGAAGTCGTTATTGTGAGTGGTGTACGCACCGCGATTGGGAAATTCGGCGGAAGCCTGAAAGACGTGCCGCCGACGGAGCTTGCAGCCCTTGTAGTACGAGAGGTACTGGCACGCGCCAAGGTTGCCGGCGATCAGGTGGGACACGTGGTGTTCGGCAATGTCATTGCGACTGAACCCAAAGACATGTACATGGCACGTGTGGCCGCCATTAACGGCGGTGTCTCCGAGGCAGCGCCGGCACTGACCGTGAACCGTCTGTGCGGCTCCGGATTGCAGGCCATTATCTCCGCCGCGCAAGCCATTCTGCTGGGTGACGCCGACGTTGCCATCGGCGGCGGCGCAGAAAACATGAGCCGTGCGCCTTACATCACTCCCGACACACGCTTTGGCGTGCGGATGGGCGATGCGCGTCTGATCGACATGATGCTGGGCGCACTGAACGATCCATTCCATACCGTTCCGATGGGAATCACGGCGGAAAATGTTGCACAGAAATATGGCATCACGCGCGAGCAGCAGGACGCATTGGCTGTGGAGTCGCACCGCCGTGCAGCGCGCGCGATCGCCGAAGGGCGCTTCAAGGAGCAGATTGTTCCCGTGACGCGTCGAGTCAAGGGGAAAGAAGTGTCGTTCGATACGGACGAACACGTGCGTCCGGACGTCTCCCTCGACGACCTTTCCGGTATGCGACCCGCTTTCCAGAAGACCGATGGCACCGTGACGGCGGGCAACGCATCCGGCATCAATGACGCCGCCGCCGCGATCCTGTTGATGGAGCGCAGTGCCGCGGAACAACGCCGGATCAAGCCGCTGGCCCGCCTCGTGTCCTACGCTCATGCCGGCGTGGATCCGCTCTACATGGGTATCGGTCCCGTGCCAGCCACACGCATCGCACTCAAACGCGCGGGCCTGGATATTCGCGATATCGACGTGATCGAAGCAAACGAAGCATTTGCGGCACAAGCCTGCGCCGTCGCACAAGAACTCCAGCTCGATGCTGCCAAAGTGAATCCCAACGGCTCCGGTATTTCACTAGGTCATCCAATCGGCGCAACGGGCGCATTGATCACCGTCAAGGCTCTCCATGAACTGAAGCGTGTGAACGGCCGCTTCGCGCTGGTGACCATGTGCATCGGCGGCGGTCAGGGTATCGCAGCCATCTTCGAGAATCTTCAATAGTCGCTATGAACTATTTGACTGCAAGAGCGAGCTGAACGCACGATCCTGAAGGAGATCGAAGCGGTCGCAAAACAACGCGCGATTATCGCGACGAACACCTCGTCGATCTCCATCACATCGTTGGCGGGATCACGCGGACACATTACGCTTGCTTCCCATCCTGACGATCCGGAGCACTTTCTGCATTCAGCGCCCGCCCGAAGGCATCTCTTGCGCGCAGCCGTTCGAGATACGCGGATACTTGCGGTGGAAAGTCATCCTGTAGCCCGTTCATTGCCGCGAATATGAGCGCATATCCGACCGAGATATCAGCTGCTGTAAAACGGGCACCGCACACGTAATCGTCTTTGGAAAGAATTGCGCTGATTGCCCGAAGGCGCCCGAAGAAAAAGCGCCGGTAATCGTCGGCCACCCGAGGTGCTCGCGTTTCCTCGGGTTCGAGGCGCGTGTATCGCATGTAAATGGCGATCGGAAACGTCAGCGTGGCTTCACCGAAACTCAAAAAATTAAGGTATCGCGCGTACGTTGAATCCGATGGCAAAACGGCGAAGCGATGGGTTTCGTCCCGATCTGCCAGATACTGGCAGATCGCGCTAGACTCCGTCATGATCACGTCTTCGTCAATGAAACACGGGACGGTTCCTAGCGGATTCAATCCCAGGTACTCTCGCGCCTTTACCCGCGGAGGAAATGGCAGGACGTGCAGCCGATAAGGCAGTTGCAGTTCCTCGAGCATCCACAGAGGGCGAAACGATCGCGACCGGGCGCAATGATAGAGGTCGATCATGGTCAGTGGCTATTGATTGCCATGCGTGGGTCCAGGCGCGTCCGCTCGAGTCGTGCCGGTACGTATCGAGGGGTCCGCTGCGGCGCGTTCGCGTAAGACAGCCTTTGCAACCTTGCCGATTCCGATACGCGGCAGGCTCTCGATAAGCAGAACCTCACTCGGTCCTTTGAATCTTGCCAGGTTTTGCGCACAATGCTCACGCACCAT belongs to Paraburkholderia sp. FT54 and includes:
- a CDS encoding AraC family transcriptional regulator, with the protein product MQSPSATVPISLVNGFLAAAGARPGLVGKYLDEASISPALLTEPGARVTEAQFSTLYRALAIEFDDEMPGIFGRPMRSGTLKFLCLSLLDAPNLEIAMHRFGQFFHIVLDDFRFESRRDGLIACVALHPDPSSTVSMLGQQLMLKLAHGVASWLIGQKIPLLQVEFAFSCPPHTVDHLYLFPGPVHFDCKQTLMRFSAAYFDMPIRQRKTNLRKFLARAPEDWIFVSFSEQLTSHRIRQYLASRLPDVPTVEDAARSFHCSVRTLCRRLAAEETAFQTLKDELRRDIAIQRLTGTKDAIAAIAGDVGFDDPTAFHRAFRHWTGSTPGEYRRQP
- a CDS encoding acyl-CoA dehydrogenase; amino-acid sequence: MSYTAPVKDMLFVINELAHLDRVSTLPGFEDATADTAQAVLDEAAKFSADVIAPLNFEGDKNPSAWRDGEVYATPGFKEAFRQFAEGGWQGVVHPVEYGGQGLPKLLATPCIEMLNAANLSLALCPLLTDGAIEALLTAGTEAQKQAYVPKLISGEWTGTMNLTEPQAGSDLALVRTRAEPQGDGTYRVFGTKIFITWGEHDMAKNIVHLVLARTPDAPEGVKGISLFAVPKFLVNEDGSLGERNDVHCVSIEHKLGIKASPTAVLQFGDHGGAIGQLIGEENRGLEYMFIMMNAARFGVGVQGIAVADRAYQKAVAYAKDRVQSRPVDGSAKQSVSIIQHPDVRRMLLTMRALTEGARALAYVAATHSDIAHRHADEAVQAEHQAIYEYLVPIVKGWSTEISIEVASLGVQVHGGMGFIEETGAAQYYRDARILTIYEGTTAIQANDLIGRKTLRDGGAVAKAILAQIDRTLDELKDCASFSSNPAFRSLHKRLATGRQALASVVDFSLANAKSDPNAVFAGGVPYLKLAGIVLVGWQFARALLVAAEKQAEDKSFYDSKIATAHFFADHILPQAVALEASIVSAKNNEGMLALSEDQF
- a CDS encoding electron transfer flavoprotein-ubiquinone oxidoreductase, giving the protein MTDASLIEQYGPRESMEYDVVIVGGGPAGLSAAIRLKQLAAKKGVELGVCVLEKGSEIGAHSLSGAVMDPRALNELIPDWKEKGAPLDVEVTEDRFLFLTETGSRSVPTWALPDNFKNHGNYVISLANVTRWLGQQAEALGVEIFPGFPAAEILYNDDGSVKGVATGNLGIGKDGEPTENFQLGMELHAKYTLFCEGARGHLGRQLNDKFRLREGADPQVYGIGIKELWEIDPSKHKPGLVMHTAGWPLENDTYGGSFLYHMDNNQVVVGFVVGLGYTNPYLSPFEEFQRYKTHPAIRAVLEGGKRVSYGARAITAGGLMSLPKLVFPGGALVGDDAGFLNASRIKGSHAAIKTGMLAAEAAFEAVQAGRTSDELTAYPESFKTSWLHTELHRARNFKQWMSKGLYLGTLMVGIEQKLLGGNVPWTLHHQHSDHEMLKPASQCKPITYPKPDGKLTFDRLSSVFISNTNHEENQPAHLTLKDPSVPVNVNWQTYAGPESRYCPAAVYEFVKNDDGSERLVINAQNCVHCKTCDIKDPTQNIVWMTPEGGGGPNYPNM
- the bktB gene encoding beta-ketothiolase BktB, whose translation is MQREVVIVSGVRTAIGKFGGSLKDVPPTELAALVVREVLARAKVAGDQVGHVVFGNVIATEPKDMYMARVAAINGGVSEAAPALTVNRLCGSGLQAIISAAQAILLGDADVAIGGGAENMSRAPYITPDTRFGVRMGDARLIDMMLGALNDPFHTVPMGITAENVAQKYGITREQQDALAVESHRRAARAIAEGRFKEQIVPVTRRVKGKEVSFDTDEHVRPDVSLDDLSGMRPAFQKTDGTVTAGNASGINDAAAAILLMERSAAEQRRIKPLARLVSYAHAGVDPLYMGIGPVPATRIALKRAGLDIRDIDVIEANEAFAAQACAVAQELQLDAAKVNPNGSGISLGHPIGATGALITVKALHELKRVNGRFALVTMCIGGGQGIAAIFENLQ
- a CDS encoding glutathione S-transferase family protein, translating into MIDLYHCARSRSFRPLWMLEELQLPYRLHVLPFPPRVKAREYLGLNPLGTVPCFIDEDVIMTESSAICQYLADRDETHRFAVLPSDSTYARYLNFLSFGEATLTFPIAIYMRYTRLEPEETRAPRVADDYRRFFFGRLRAISAILSKDDYVCGARFTAADISVGYALIFAAMNGLQDDFPPQVSAYLERLRARDAFGRALNAESAPDRQDGKQA